In the Helicobacter typhlonius genome, one interval contains:
- a CDS encoding glycosyltransferase family 2 protein, with the protein MQEIQESPLVSVIIPIYNVEKYLRECLDSVINQTLREIEIICVNDGSTDKSGSILESFAQSDKRIVAIHKANAGVAKARNEALNLARGKFVYFIDSDDFCPSHDTLFTLYTNAVANQALICGGCFSDYKNGVINTDFPSILYGYTFTHNGFVEYKDYQFDFGWTRFIYDRKFLIDSHIFHPHYTRYEDPVFFVKVMIAAQRFYALSEVTYCYRIGHQKSFLAWSETHWSDQNKGLLDVLYFARAHKLDKLYNLTLSRARIIATNLTESICEGKGSIESLCMLNMILSANEIALQNRDMSHALNLEFERIHQRLSYLNHLLISPLQLFILILKFYKQKFKSYFRVRLFKEYSVIKLFGITLYERFVQRADSSGGGV; encoded by the coding sequence ATGCAAGAGATTCAAGAAAGTCCCCTCGTATCAGTGATAATACCAATCTATAATGTAGAAAAATATTTGAGAGAATGCCTAGATTCTGTAATCAATCAAACTTTGCGTGAAATAGAGATTATTTGCGTAAATGACGGCAGCACAGATAAAAGCGGGAGTATTTTAGAATCTTTCGCCCAAAGTGATAAGCGTATAGTAGCTATTCACAAGGCTAATGCAGGTGTGGCAAAAGCTAGAAATGAGGCTTTAAATCTTGCAAGAGGCAAATTTGTATATTTTATTGACTCTGATGATTTTTGTCCCTCGCACGATACACTTTTTACGCTCTATACCAATGCGGTGGCAAATCAAGCTCTTATTTGTGGTGGGTGTTTTAGTGATTATAAAAATGGTGTAATTAATACAGATTTTCCAAGTATTCTTTATGGCTATACTTTTACACACAATGGTTTTGTGGAATACAAAGATTATCAATTTGATTTTGGCTGGACACGCTTTATTTATGATAGAAAATTTTTAATAGATTCACATATTTTTCACCCACATTATACGCGCTATGAAGACCCTGTATTTTTTGTCAAAGTGATGATAGCAGCACAAAGATTCTATGCGCTTTCAGAGGTTACTTATTGCTATCGCATAGGACATCAAAAGTCTTTTCTTGCTTGGAGTGAAACGCACTGGAGCGACCAAAATAAAGGTTTGCTTGATGTACTTTATTTTGCTAGAGCGCATAAACTTGATAAGCTTTATAATCTCACATTATCACGTGCGCGTATTATTGCTACAAACCTTACAGAGAGCATATGTGAGGGAAAAGGCAGTATAGAATCTCTGTGTATGCTCAATATGATTTTATCAGCTAATGAGATTGCTTTGCAAAATAGAGATATGTCTCACGCTCTTAATTTGGAATTTGAGCGCATACACCAAAGGTTGAGCTATTTAAATCATCTTTTAATCTCGCCTTTACAACTTTTTATATTAATTCTCAAATTTTATAAACAAAAATTCAAATCCTACTTTCGTGTGCGACTTTTTAAAGAATATAGTGTGATAAAACTCTTTGGCATTACATTGTATGAGAGATTTGTACAACGTGCAGATTCTTCGGGGGGGGGGGTATAA